The Dokdonella koreensis DS-123 genome has a segment encoding these proteins:
- the recG gene encoding ATP-dependent DNA helicase RecG produces the protein MTADAPIAAFDAGLAPVTDLAGVGPALAQALERLGLVRIQDLWFHLPLRYEDRTHVTAIRDLRIGSNALVEGRVEAVERGFRYRPQLRVAISDDTRATLILRFFHFRGTQVAQLVPGTRLRCYGEIRHGSQGLEIVHPQYQRLAEDEVGVVEDRLTPVYPTTEGLGQKRLAGVIARALDRLPPAAALELIPPRLLEPLGLADLRQALLTVHRPPPDVDQAALAAGTHPAQRRLAFEELLTHHLVLKRLRAQIRRHASPRLAGGGTLPATLLARLPFQLTRAQRRVVDEVGADLAQAQPMLRLVQGDVGSGKTIVAALAALVAIEAGHQAAVMAPTELLAEQHLRAFRGWLAPLGIEPVWLGGKVLGKARAVALDAVAGGAPLVIGTHALMQEAVRFARLGLAVIDEQHRFGVHQRLALRDKGLAEGRVPHQLVMTATPIPRTLAMTAYADLDVSVIDELPPGRTPVQTVVISNARRHEVIERIRAACLAGRQAYWVCTLIEESEQLEARAAEVAHAELTAALPELKVGLVHGRLKPKEKAQAMQAFADGDLHVLVATTVIEVGVDVPNASLMVIENAERLGLAQLHQLRGRVGRGRTASSCVLLYRPPLGGLARARLDVMRETTDGFRIAEKDLELRGPGEVLGTRQTGQIAFRVADLVRDASLLPAVQRIAADLAADTPERVERLIERWVGGAARYAGA, from the coding sequence ATGACGGCCGACGCCCCGATCGCGGCCTTCGACGCCGGCCTGGCACCGGTCACCGACCTCGCCGGCGTCGGTCCGGCCCTGGCGCAGGCGCTGGAGCGCCTGGGCCTGGTGCGCATCCAGGACCTGTGGTTCCACCTGCCGCTGCGCTACGAGGACCGCACGCACGTCACCGCGATCCGCGACCTGCGCATCGGCAGCAACGCCCTGGTCGAGGGACGCGTCGAGGCGGTCGAGCGCGGCTTCCGCTACCGGCCGCAGCTGCGCGTGGCGATCAGCGACGACACGCGTGCCACGCTGATCCTGCGCTTCTTCCACTTTCGCGGAACCCAGGTCGCGCAACTGGTGCCCGGCACGCGGCTGCGCTGCTACGGCGAGATCCGCCACGGTAGCCAGGGACTGGAGATCGTCCATCCGCAGTACCAGCGCCTCGCCGAGGACGAGGTCGGCGTGGTCGAGGATCGCCTGACGCCGGTCTACCCGACCACCGAGGGCCTCGGCCAGAAGCGGCTGGCCGGCGTGATCGCCCGCGCGCTGGACCGCCTTCCGCCCGCCGCGGCGCTCGAACTGATCCCGCCGCGGCTGCTCGAACCGCTCGGCCTGGCGGACCTGCGCCAGGCGCTGCTGACGGTCCACCGGCCGCCGCCCGACGTCGACCAGGCCGCGCTCGCCGCCGGCACCCATCCGGCGCAACGCCGCCTGGCGTTCGAGGAACTGCTGACCCACCATCTCGTGCTCAAGCGGCTGCGTGCCCAGATCCGGCGCCACGCCTCGCCGCGGCTCGCCGGCGGCGGCACCCTGCCCGCCACGCTGCTGGCGCGGCTGCCGTTCCAGCTGACGCGTGCCCAGCGGCGCGTCGTCGACGAGGTCGGCGCGGACCTGGCCCAGGCCCAGCCGATGCTGCGCCTGGTCCAGGGCGATGTCGGCTCCGGCAAGACGATCGTCGCCGCGCTGGCCGCGCTGGTCGCGATCGAGGCCGGGCACCAGGCGGCCGTGATGGCGCCGACCGAGCTGCTGGCCGAGCAGCACCTGCGCGCGTTTCGCGGCTGGCTGGCGCCGCTCGGCATCGAGCCGGTCTGGCTCGGCGGCAAGGTGCTGGGCAAGGCCCGCGCGGTGGCGCTGGACGCCGTGGCCGGCGGCGCACCGCTGGTGATCGGCACGCACGCGCTGATGCAGGAAGCAGTGCGCTTCGCACGCCTCGGCCTGGCGGTCATCGACGAACAGCACCGCTTCGGCGTCCACCAGCGCCTCGCGCTGCGCGACAAGGGCCTGGCCGAAGGCCGCGTGCCGCACCAACTGGTGATGACCGCCACGCCGATCCCGCGCACGCTGGCGATGACCGCCTACGCGGACCTGGACGTCTCGGTCATCGACGAGCTGCCGCCCGGACGCACGCCGGTGCAGACGGTGGTCATCTCCAACGCGCGCCGCCACGAGGTGATCGAGCGCATCCGCGCCGCCTGCCTGGCCGGACGCCAGGCCTACTGGGTCTGCACGCTGATCGAGGAATCCGAGCAGCTCGAGGCGCGCGCGGCCGAGGTCGCCCACGCCGAGCTGACCGCGGCACTGCCCGAGCTGAAGGTCGGCCTCGTGCACGGCCGCCTCAAGCCGAAGGAAAAGGCGCAGGCGATGCAGGCCTTCGCCGACGGCGACCTCCACGTGCTGGTCGCGACCACGGTCATCGAGGTCGGCGTGGACGTGCCCAATGCCAGCCTGATGGTCATCGAGAATGCCGAGCGGCTCGGCCTGGCGCAGCTGCACCAGCTGCGCGGGCGCGTCGGGCGCGGGCGCACCGCGTCCAGCTGCGTGCTGCTGTACCGCCCGCCGCTGGGCGGCCTGGCACGCGCGCGCCTGGACGTGATGCGCGAGACGACGGACGGTTTCCGCATCGCCGAGAAGGACCTGGAGCTGCGCGGACCGGGCGAGGTGCTCGGCACGCGCCAGACCGGCCAGATCGCGTTCCGGGTGGCCGACCTCGTGCGCGACGCGAGCCTGCTGCCGGCCGTGCAGCGGATCGCAGCGGACCTGGCCGCCGACACGCCCGAGCGCGTCGAGCGGCTGATCGAGCGCTGGGTCGGCGGCGCCGCCCGCTATGCCGGTGCCTGA
- a CDS encoding nucleoside hydrolase, protein MIPDLLIDTDPGVDDALAILMAHHHARVHGLTIAAGNVGLGHTVRNALKLVDLLQADTPVFPGCPVPLVLPAADAAFVHGLDGFGDTGYAPAARAPEAEHAALALVRLARRQPGRLTLVALGPLTNLALALRLDPDLPRHVQRLVVMGGAVTGTGNTERLPAEFNIGFDPEAAHVVFTEWPRFDLVDWEATQRHAIALDRFERVLAAGDRRARFYAALSRKTRDFSQARGRRGLMAADALAMAVALQPDIVSDAAERRVEVELTGALTRGATLVDWQARSGRPANARIVLEVDQARFEALIAAALGA, encoded by the coding sequence ATGATCCCGGACCTGCTGATCGATACCGATCCCGGCGTGGACGATGCGCTGGCGATCCTGATGGCGCACCACCATGCGCGCGTCCACGGGCTGACGATCGCCGCCGGCAATGTCGGGCTCGGCCACACGGTGCGCAACGCGCTGAAGCTGGTCGACCTGCTGCAGGCGGACACGCCGGTGTTTCCGGGTTGCCCGGTCCCGCTGGTGCTGCCGGCGGCCGATGCCGCCTTCGTGCACGGCCTCGACGGCTTCGGCGACACCGGCTACGCCCCGGCCGCGCGCGCGCCCGAAGCCGAGCACGCCGCCCTGGCCCTGGTGCGGCTGGCACGCCGGCAGCCGGGCCGGCTCACCCTGGTCGCGCTCGGCCCGCTGACGAACCTGGCCCTGGCGCTGCGCCTGGACCCGGATCTTCCGCGGCACGTGCAGCGCCTGGTGGTCATGGGCGGCGCGGTGACCGGCACCGGCAATACCGAGCGGCTGCCGGCCGAGTTCAACATCGGCTTCGATCCCGAAGCGGCGCACGTCGTGTTCACCGAGTGGCCCCGCTTCGACCTGGTGGACTGGGAAGCGACCCAGCGCCACGCCATCGCCCTGGACCGCTTCGAGCGCGTGCTCGCCGCCGGCGACCGGCGCGCCCGCTTCTACGCCGCTCTTTCGCGCAAGACCCGCGACTTCAGCCAGGCGCGCGGCCGGCGCGGCCTGATGGCCGCCGACGCCCTGGCAATGGCGGTCGCGCTGCAGCCGGACATCGTCAGCGACGCCGCGGAGCGCCGCGTCGAGGTCGAGCTGACCGGCGCCCTGACACGCGGCGCGACCCTCGTCGACTGGCAGGCGCGGTCCGGCCGGCCGGCCAATGCCCGCATCGTGCTGGAGGTGGACCAGGCCCGTTTCGAGGCGTTGATCGCCGCCGCCCTGGGCGCCTGA
- a CDS encoding type B 50S ribosomal protein L31: MKPDVHPKYQSVVFQDLASDFSFLTRSTMTSKETIKWQDGEEYPLIKVEISSHSHPFYTGKQKVADVGGRVDKFRKRYAGKA, from the coding sequence ATGAAACCCGACGTCCATCCCAAGTACCAGTCCGTGGTCTTCCAGGACCTGGCCAGCGACTTCTCGTTCCTGACCCGGTCGACGATGACCAGCAAGGAAACGATCAAGTGGCAAGACGGCGAGGAGTATCCGCTGATCAAGGTGGAAATCTCCAGCCACTCGCACCCGTTCTACACCGGCAAGCAGAAGGTTGCCGACGTCGGCGGTCGCGTCGACAAGTTCCGCAAGCGCTACGCCGGCAAGGCCTGA
- a CDS encoding citrate synthase, with amino-acid sequence MSEPSVTLTDAATSKSVVLPVVSGTLGDPALDIGKLNKETGYFTYDPGFVSTASTRSAITYIDGDQGILLYRGYPIEQLAKQSSFLEVAYLLINGELPSGEQFRAFEHEVAHHTMMHESLKNFLNGFHYDAHPMAMLCGSVASLSAFYHDTLDMNDPEQRRLAAIRLIAKVPTIAAAAYRYGIGWPFRYPRNNLEYVTRFLHMMFEVPSEPLELNPVVAKALDLLFILHADHEQNASTSTVRLVGSTGANPYACVSAGIAALWGPAHGGANEAVLKMLEEIGDAKNVASAVAKAKDKNSGFRLMGFGHRVYKNFDPRATIIREMTHKVLADLNVSDPLLDVAVALEEVALKDPYFIERKLYPNVDFYSGIIYKALKIPTEMFTVMFAIARTAGWVAHWLEQHVTPDAKIGRPRQIYTGAAERAYVPVDKR; translated from the coding sequence GTGTCCGAACCTTCCGTCACGCTCACCGATGCCGCCACCAGCAAGAGCGTCGTGCTTCCGGTCGTCTCCGGAACCCTGGGCGATCCCGCGCTCGACATCGGCAAGCTGAACAAGGAAACCGGCTACTTCACCTACGACCCGGGCTTCGTCTCGACCGCCAGCACGCGCAGCGCGATCACCTACATCGACGGCGACCAGGGCATCCTGCTGTACCGCGGCTACCCGATCGAGCAGTTGGCCAAGCAGTCGAGCTTCCTCGAGGTGGCCTATCTGCTGATCAACGGCGAGCTGCCCAGCGGCGAGCAGTTCCGCGCCTTCGAGCACGAAGTCGCCCACCACACGATGATGCACGAGTCGTTGAAGAACTTTCTCAACGGCTTCCACTACGACGCACATCCGATGGCGATGCTGTGCGGCTCGGTGGCGTCGCTGTCGGCGTTCTACCACGACACGCTCGACATGAACGACCCGGAGCAGCGGCGCCTGGCGGCGATCCGCCTGATCGCCAAGGTGCCGACCATCGCCGCCGCCGCCTACCGCTACGGCATCGGCTGGCCGTTCCGCTATCCGCGCAACAACCTCGAGTACGTCACGCGCTTCCTGCACATGATGTTCGAGGTGCCGAGCGAGCCGCTGGAACTCAATCCGGTGGTGGCCAAGGCGCTGGACCTGCTGTTCATCCTGCACGCCGACCACGAGCAGAACGCGTCGACCTCGACCGTGCGCCTGGTCGGCTCGACCGGTGCCAACCCGTATGCCTGCGTCTCGGCCGGCATCGCCGCGCTGTGGGGACCGGCGCACGGCGGCGCCAACGAGGCCGTGCTGAAGATGCTGGAGGAGATCGGCGATGCCAAGAACGTCGCCAGCGCGGTCGCCAAGGCCAAGGACAAGAACTCCGGCTTCCGCCTGATGGGCTTCGGCCACCGCGTCTACAAGAACTTCGATCCGCGCGCGACGATCATCCGCGAGATGACGCACAAGGTCCTGGCCGACCTCAACGTCAGCGACCCGCTGCTCGACGTCGCGGTCGCGCTGGAGGAAGTCGCGCTCAAGGATCCGTACTTCATCGAGCGCAAGCTGTACCCGAACGTCGATTTCTACTCGGGCATCATCTACAAGGCCCTGAAGATCCCGACCGAGATGTTCACGGTGATGTTCGCGATCGCGCGCACGGCCGGCTGGGTCGCGCACTGGCTCGAGCAGCACGTCACGCCGGACGCCAAGATCGGTCGTCCGCGGCAGATCTACACCGGCGCGGCCGAGCGCGCCTACGTCCCGGTCGACAAGCGCTGA
- a CDS encoding MOSC domain-containing protein translates to MTITLSGLYVYPLKSCAPLPQPAAEVDPRGLAGDRRWMVVDADGRFVTGRQQPRLTLVRACPDGPDALRLDAPDLPTLRLAPAAAERTAVTVWGSRVLALPAEPAADAWISGFLGQPARFVHMDPAATRRIDGRYSEAGEVSFADGFPLLLLSAAAVDLLNTRLARPVSPLRFRPNLIVAGTEAHAEDRWKRVRIGDLVFEVVKPCTRCVFTTVDFERGVRDPDGEPLRTLLTYRRGADGVTFGQNLIPLTGGGVRVGDRVDVLD, encoded by the coding sequence ATGACGATCACGCTCTCCGGCTTGTACGTGTATCCGTTGAAGTCGTGCGCGCCGTTGCCGCAGCCGGCGGCCGAAGTCGATCCGCGCGGCCTGGCCGGCGACCGGCGCTGGATGGTCGTGGATGCCGACGGCCGTTTCGTCACCGGGCGGCAGCAGCCGCGCCTGACGCTGGTCCGCGCCTGCCCGGATGGTCCGGACGCGCTGCGGCTCGATGCGCCGGACCTGCCGACGCTGCGGCTGGCGCCGGCGGCGGCCGAGCGGACCGCGGTGACCGTATGGGGCAGCCGCGTGCTCGCGCTGCCCGCCGAGCCGGCCGCGGATGCGTGGATCAGCGGCTTTCTCGGGCAACCGGCGCGCTTCGTCCACATGGACCCGGCCGCGACGCGCCGCATCGACGGGCGCTATTCGGAGGCCGGCGAAGTCAGCTTCGCGGACGGATTCCCGCTGCTGCTGCTGTCGGCCGCGGCCGTGGACCTGCTCAACACCAGGCTGGCACGGCCGGTCTCGCCATTGCGGTTCCGGCCCAACCTGATCGTCGCCGGCACCGAGGCGCATGCCGAGGACCGATGGAAGCGCGTGCGCATCGGCGACCTGGTGTTCGAGGTGGTCAAGCCGTGCACGCGCTGCGTCTTCACGACGGTGGATTTCGAGCGCGGCGTGCGCGATCCGGACGGCGAGCCGCTGCGGACCTTGCTGACCTATCGACGCGGCGCCGACGGCGTCACGTTCGGCCAGAACCTGATCCCGCTCACCGGCGGCGGCGTGCGCGTGGGCGACCGCGTGGACGTGCTGGACTGA
- a CDS encoding NTP/NDP exchange transporter — protein MAAADSTHRQGWQALIAGADRHERVALFWSFAFFFSQLFGYYILRSVREALISADGARLIPAVFTSVFVCMLLLTPLYGALVARVARRHFMPAIYLFVIAMLLLFAFLVGRGMSSGVAVAFSIFLSVINLFTDAVFWSFMADIFVNQQAKRFYAVIAAGGTMGAILGPVASLGLVAHVNASGLMLISAAFYAICLGCLLRLIPWARQQERDHGREDGDRLIGGSIVAGARMVFRSPILFALVLHMFFGVSIGVLLYSSQADTVQALGLSYAERNRYFATIDLTMNLVVLLVQVLVTRVLLARYGVGPLLLIPAMLVGIGLGSLALAHGALLLAVVQVGTRGFSFAFVKPARETLFTLVDREARYKAKNFIDTVVYRGGDMASSWAYIGLGAIGLSLAARAGVWIAVAVAWLAVAIWLTRLQRRLRDTRQMDAPPAGDA, from the coding sequence ATGGCGGCAGCCGATTCCACGCACAGGCAGGGCTGGCAGGCGCTGATCGCCGGCGCCGACCGGCACGAGCGCGTGGCGCTCTTCTGGTCGTTCGCCTTCTTCTTCTCGCAGCTGTTCGGCTATTACATCCTGCGCTCGGTGCGCGAGGCGCTGATCAGCGCCGACGGCGCGCGGCTGATCCCGGCCGTGTTCACCTCGGTCTTCGTCTGCATGCTGCTGCTGACGCCGCTCTACGGCGCCCTCGTGGCACGGGTCGCCCGGCGCCATTTCATGCCGGCGATCTACCTGTTCGTGATCGCGATGCTGCTGCTGTTCGCGTTCCTGGTCGGCCGCGGCATGAGCAGCGGCGTGGCGGTCGCGTTCTCGATCTTCCTGTCGGTCATCAACCTGTTCACCGATGCGGTGTTCTGGAGCTTCATGGCCGACATCTTCGTCAACCAGCAGGCCAAGCGCTTCTACGCGGTGATCGCGGCCGGCGGCACGATGGGCGCGATCCTCGGCCCGGTCGCCTCGCTGGGGCTGGTCGCGCACGTGAACGCCTCCGGCCTGATGCTGATTTCCGCGGCGTTCTACGCGATCTGCCTCGGCTGCCTGTTGCGCCTGATCCCGTGGGCGCGGCAGCAGGAGCGGGACCACGGCCGCGAGGACGGCGACCGCCTGATCGGCGGATCGATCGTCGCCGGCGCCAGGATGGTGTTCCGCAGCCCGATCCTGTTCGCCCTCGTGCTGCACATGTTCTTCGGCGTCAGCATCGGCGTGCTGCTCTACAGCTCCCAGGCCGACACCGTGCAGGCACTGGGACTGAGCTACGCCGAACGCAACCGCTACTTCGCGACGATCGACCTGACGATGAACCTCGTCGTCCTGCTGGTCCAGGTGCTGGTGACGCGGGTCCTGCTGGCGCGCTACGGCGTGGGTCCGCTGCTGCTGATACCGGCGATGCTGGTCGGCATCGGGCTCGGCAGCCTGGCGCTGGCGCACGGCGCCCTGCTGCTGGCGGTCGTGCAGGTCGGCACGCGCGGATTCTCGTTCGCCTTCGTCAAGCCGGCGCGTGAAACGCTGTTCACGCTGGTCGATCGCGAGGCGCGCTACAAGGCCAAGAACTTCATCGACACCGTGGTCTACCGCGGCGGCGACATGGCTTCGAGCTGGGCCTACATCGGACTGGGTGCGATCGGCCTGAGTCTGGCCGCGCGCGCAGGCGTGTGGATCGCGGTAGCCGTGGCCTGGCTGGCGGTCGCGATCTGGCTCACGCGCCTGCAGCGGCGCCTGCGCGACACGCGGCAAATGGACGCACCGCCGGCCGGGGACGCGTAG
- a CDS encoding YnfA family protein, with product MLRTAGLFVLTALAEIVGCYLPWLWLRKGKPAWLLVPAALALALFVWLLTLHPTATGRVYAAYGGVYVAVALAWLWLVDSVRPSAWDIVGAVVALTGMAIIVLGPRHV from the coding sequence ATGCTCAGGACCGCGGGCCTGTTCGTCCTCACCGCGCTGGCCGAGATCGTCGGCTGCTACCTGCCCTGGCTGTGGCTGCGCAAGGGAAAACCGGCCTGGCTGCTGGTTCCGGCCGCGCTGGCGCTGGCGCTTTTCGTCTGGTTGCTGACCCTGCACCCGACCGCGACCGGCCGCGTCTATGCCGCCTACGGCGGCGTCTATGTTGCGGTGGCACTTGCATGGCTGTGGCTGGTCGATAGCGTTCGACCATCCGCATGGGACATCGTGGGCGCGGTGGTCGCGCTCACCGGCATGGCTATCATCGTGCTCGGTCCCCGCCACGTTTGA
- the fghA gene encoding S-formylglutathione hydrolase: protein MTFETISEQRCFGGIQGFYSHASSETGGTMKFAVYHPPQAATGKVPVLYYLAGLTCTEETFIIKAGAQRLAAELGLMLVAPDTSPRNTGIEGATGDWEFGEAAGFYLDATTPAFAARFRMYSYVTRELPALIAAGFAAADTARSGIFGHSMGGHGALTIALKNPGAYRSVSAFAPIVAPSQVPWGLKALPRYLGEDRVAWQPYDTVALLRSGHRFDGTLLVDQGDADKFLEPQLKPELLAAAAKDAGQALTLRLQPGYDHSYYFIQTFIEDHLRHHARALA from the coding sequence ATGACATTCGAGACGATCTCCGAGCAGCGCTGCTTCGGCGGCATCCAGGGCTTCTATTCGCACGCCTCTTCCGAGACCGGCGGCACGATGAAGTTCGCGGTCTACCACCCGCCGCAGGCGGCGACCGGCAAGGTGCCGGTGCTGTACTACCTGGCAGGACTGACCTGCACCGAGGAGACCTTCATCATCAAGGCCGGCGCCCAGCGCCTGGCGGCGGAACTGGGCCTGATGCTGGTCGCGCCGGACACCAGCCCGCGCAACACCGGCATCGAGGGCGCCACCGGCGACTGGGAGTTCGGCGAGGCTGCCGGCTTCTATCTCGATGCGACCACGCCGGCGTTCGCCGCGCGTTTCCGCATGTACAGCTACGTCACGCGCGAACTGCCGGCGCTGATCGCCGCCGGGTTCGCGGCGGCCGACACCGCGCGCAGCGGCATCTTCGGGCATTCGATGGGCGGCCACGGCGCGCTGACGATCGCGCTGAAGAATCCCGGCGCCTACCGCTCGGTCTCGGCGTTCGCGCCGATCGTCGCACCGTCGCAGGTGCCCTGGGGCCTGAAGGCGCTGCCGCGCTACCTGGGCGAGGACCGCGTGGCGTGGCAGCCGTACGACACGGTGGCCCTGCTGCGCAGCGGCCACCGCTTCGACGGCACGCTGCTGGTCGATCAGGGCGACGCGGACAAGTTCCTCGAACCGCAGCTCAAGCCCGAGCTGCTGGCCGCCGCCGCGAAGGACGCCGGCCAGGCGCTCACCCTGCGCCTGCAGCCCGGCTACGACCACAGCTACTACTTCATCCAGACCTTCATCGAGGACCACCTGCGCCATCACGCGCGGGCGCTGGCCTGA
- a CDS encoding DUF1684 domain-containing protein, with protein sequence MTRSPFVAILAVIFAMTVPATAAPSDYTQQIQAWQAKRLERLQAPEGWLSLIGLDWLQAGRNTIGSADGNDIVLKAGPAKLGVAVLDGGGVTLELDPAAEATIDGQRVSKAALRDDAQAEPSVVRFGTASFIVIKRGDRYALRVRDSEAPTRTHFLGLDRYPIDPSWRIEAQWVAFDPPRTLDIPNIIGTVDAMTVPGKAVFEREGRSYELLPVIESPDATQLFFILADRTSGKETYGAARFLYADVAKDGVVVLDFNKAYNPPCAFTPYATCPLAPPENRLGVAVTAGEKKYRGSDH encoded by the coding sequence ATGACCCGCAGCCCGTTCGTCGCGATCCTCGCCGTGATCTTCGCCATGACCGTCCCCGCCACCGCCGCACCATCGGACTACACCCAGCAGATCCAGGCCTGGCAGGCCAAGCGTCTGGAGCGCCTGCAGGCACCCGAAGGCTGGCTCAGCCTGATCGGGCTGGACTGGCTGCAGGCCGGGCGCAACACGATCGGCAGCGCCGACGGCAACGACATCGTGCTGAAGGCCGGGCCGGCGAAGCTCGGCGTCGCGGTGCTCGACGGCGGCGGCGTGACGCTGGAACTCGATCCGGCCGCCGAGGCGACCATCGACGGCCAGCGCGTGTCCAAGGCCGCGCTGCGCGACGATGCCCAGGCCGAGCCGAGCGTGGTCCGCTTCGGCACCGCGAGCTTCATCGTCATCAAGCGCGGCGACCGCTACGCGCTGCGCGTGCGCGACAGCGAGGCGCCCACGCGCACGCACTTCCTCGGCCTGGACCGGTACCCGATCGATCCGTCCTGGCGGATCGAGGCCCAGTGGGTCGCGTTCGATCCACCCCGGACGCTGGACATCCCCAACATCATCGGCACCGTCGATGCGATGACGGTGCCCGGCAAGGCGGTGTTCGAGCGCGAAGGCCGCAGCTACGAGCTGCTGCCGGTGATCGAGTCGCCGGACGCGACGCAGCTGTTCTTCATCCTCGCCGACCGGACCAGCGGCAAGGAGACCTACGGCGCCGCGCGGTTCCTCTATGCCGACGTGGCCAAGGACGGTGTCGTGGTGCTCGACTTCAACAAGGCCTACAACCCGCCGTGCGCGTTCACGCCGTACGCGACCTGTCCGCTGGCGCCGCCGGAGAACCGGTTGGGCGTGGCGGTGACGGCCGGCGAGAAGAAGTACCGCGGCAGCGATCACTGA
- the mutL gene encoding DNA mismatch repair endonuclease MutL codes for MRRIHALPPELVNQIAAGEVIERPASVVKELVENSIDAGARRVEVDIEDGGARLIRVRDDGGGIEPDDLPLAITSHATSKIASFDDLERVGTLGFRGEALPSIASVSRFALMSRTAGGDAAWRIEVDGGRPLLPKPAQHPVGTVVEVRDLFYNVPARRKFLRAERTEFGYIDELIKSIALARAEVEFRLANNGKPLRLLRPAHGEADIQRRIGDVLGGDFVERSLRVDHAGAGLRLHGWVGLPTASRSQADQQYFHVNGRLVRDRLVAHAVRQAYADVLFHGRHPAFVLFLELDPALVDVNVHPAKHEVRFRESRLVHDFLYRTLDEALSGTRAGSAVAAAPAAAPAALPAWPVYRQQGGLGLGTREPLADYAALLGAPARGSMAPAIAPGTDAAGEYRAEGTAPQEAGEVPPLGFALAQLHGVYILAENAQGLVLVDMHAAHERITYEKLKLAQAGEGIRAQQLLVPLTLALSEREAAAVEEHAERFAVLGFDVVRSGPQGAVVRRVPMLLEGSDVQQLVRDVIADFVAQGSSRRIEEAGNELLATMACHGSVRANRRLSLPEMNALLREMERTERSGQCNHGRPTTVQLGMAELDRLFLRGR; via the coding sequence ATGCGACGCATCCACGCGCTTCCTCCCGAACTGGTCAACCAGATCGCCGCCGGCGAGGTGATCGAGCGCCCGGCCTCGGTCGTCAAGGAACTGGTCGAGAACAGCATCGACGCCGGCGCGCGCCGCGTCGAGGTCGACATCGAGGACGGCGGCGCCCGCCTGATCCGCGTGCGCGACGACGGCGGCGGCATCGAGCCGGACGACCTGCCGCTGGCGATCACCTCGCATGCGACCAGCAAGATCGCCAGCTTCGACGACCTCGAACGGGTCGGCACGCTCGGGTTCCGCGGCGAGGCGCTGCCGTCGATCGCGTCGGTCTCGCGCTTCGCGCTGATGTCGCGCACCGCCGGCGGCGACGCCGCCTGGCGCATCGAGGTGGACGGCGGCCGGCCGCTGCTGCCGAAGCCGGCCCAGCATCCGGTCGGCACCGTGGTCGAGGTGCGCGACCTCTTCTACAACGTGCCGGCACGCCGCAAGTTCCTGCGCGCCGAGCGCACCGAGTTCGGCTATATCGACGAGCTGATCAAGTCGATCGCGCTGGCCCGTGCCGAGGTCGAGTTCCGCCTCGCCAACAACGGCAAGCCTCTGCGCCTGTTGCGGCCCGCGCACGGCGAGGCCGACATCCAGCGCCGCATCGGCGACGTGCTCGGCGGTGATTTCGTCGAGCGCAGCCTGCGCGTGGACCATGCCGGCGCCGGCTTACGCCTGCACGGCTGGGTCGGCCTGCCGACCGCCTCGCGCAGCCAGGCCGACCAGCAGTACTTCCACGTCAACGGGCGCCTGGTACGCGACCGCCTGGTCGCCCATGCCGTGCGCCAGGCCTACGCCGACGTGCTGTTCCACGGCCGTCATCCGGCCTTCGTGCTGTTCCTCGAGCTCGATCCGGCCCTGGTCGACGTCAACGTGCATCCGGCCAAGCACGAGGTGCGCTTCCGCGAGTCGCGGCTGGTGCACGACTTCCTGTACCGCACGCTCGACGAGGCGTTGTCGGGAACGCGCGCCGGCTCCGCCGTCGCCGCGGCTCCGGCCGCCGCGCCTGCCGCGCTGCCGGCCTGGCCGGTCTACCGCCAGCAGGGCGGACTGGGACTCGGCACGCGCGAACCGCTGGCGGACTACGCGGCCCTGCTGGGCGCGCCGGCCCGTGGCAGCATGGCGCCGGCGATCGCACCGGGCACCGACGCGGCGGGCGAGTACCGTGCCGAGGGCACGGCACCGCAGGAAGCCGGCGAGGTGCCCCCGCTCGGCTTCGCGCTGGCGCAGCTGCACGGCGTCTACATCCTGGCCGAGAACGCCCAGGGCCTGGTCCTGGTCGACATGCACGCTGCGCACGAGCGCATCACCTACGAGAAGCTCAAGCTGGCGCAGGCCGGGGAGGGCATTCGTGCGCAGCAGCTGCTGGTGCCGCTGACGCTGGCGCTGAGCGAGCGCGAGGCCGCTGCCGTCGAGGAGCACGCCGAGCGTTTCGCCGTGCTCGGCTTCGACGTCGTGCGCAGCGGCCCGCAAGGCGCGGTGGTGCGACGCGTACCGATGCTACTCGAAGGCTCGGACGTCCAGCAGCTGGTCCGCGACGTGATCGCCGACTTCGTCGCGCAGGGCAGTTCGCGCCGGATCGAGGAAGCCGGCAACGAACTGCTGGCGACGATGGCCTGCCACGGCTCCGTGCGCGCGAACCGCCGCCTGAGCCTGCCGGAGATGAATGCGCTGCTGCGCGAGATGGAGCGCACCGAGCGGTCCGGGCAGTGCAACCACGGCCGGCCGACCACGGTCCAGCTCGGCATGGCCGAACTGGACCGCCTGTTCCTGCGCGGCCGTTGA